In a genomic window of Rhopalosiphum maidis isolate BTI-1 chromosome 4, ASM367621v3, whole genome shotgun sequence:
- the LOC113560978 gene encoding pre-rRNA-processing protein esf2-like — protein MSDCDSESLLSVDSATKTRKKGIVYLSSIPKYMNVTKLRELLGQYGEIGRVFLQPAANPNLKKRPAKHFTEGWVEFERKKVAKQAAELLNGKRIDTRKRSKYFDSVWNLKYLPRFKWVHLNERLAYEKAVRKHRLRAEVSQVKREANHFSSNIVRSEKNKMYQQSNININVRQRLPEEEFLQNKNSVPDIESRTEFLSKLF, from the exons ATGAGCGACTGCGATTCTGAATCGTTACTGTCCGTTGACTCAGCTACGAAAACTCGGAAAAAAGGAATTGTATACTTGTCGTCAATACCGAAGTACATGAACGTTACGAAATTACGCGAGCTGTTGGGCCAATACGGTGAAATAGGCAGAGTGTTTCTACAGCCAGCTGCCAATC CGAACCTGAAAAAGAGACCAGCCAAACATTTCACGGAGGGTTGGGTAGAATTCGAACGGAAAAAGGTCGCCAAACAGGCCGCGGAACTACTAAATGGCAAGCGAATAGATACCCGAAAGCgcagtaaatattttgacagcgtgtggaatttaaaatacttgccTAG ATTCAAATGGGTTCATCTAAATGAACGTTTAGCTTATGAAAAAGCTGTACGCAAACATCGTCTACGAGCTGAAGTATCACAAGTAAAAAGGGAAGCTAATCACTTTTCCTCCAATATTGTTCGAAGTGAAAAGAACAAGATGTATCAacaatcaaatatcaatattaatgttcGGCAAAGGTTGCCAGAAgaagaatttttacaaaacaaaaatagtgtACCAGATATTGAATCAAGGAcagaatttttatcaaaacttttttaa
- the LOC113560977 gene encoding zinc finger protein 555-like, with the protein MAKHPCPYENCTSTFSRPYRLRIHIQRHQGIKEFQCTQCDRGYHRRQHLQRHVIEAHQNHPRIEQPLFCDHCDRRFNTAWGLRRHQVKIKEPKVRDRQHRCETCGRRFYNIDDLKLHSLKHERFKCNIPSCVLSEHKFSWSFYQQHMATYHSEPFVCHHCNEQFLIKSQIKQHVKIHMPSFTCTQLGCGKTFAEFRYMDNHVRLIHRERTYKCSVIGCDWEFKSKSCLKKHIIKVHQQNGRIISMANRHRKKEPTFLMANKLAGLALKIN; encoded by the coding sequence ATGGCCAAACATCCATGTCCATATGAAAATTGCACTTCTACGTTTAGTCGTCCATACCGTTTACGAATTCATATTCAACGACACCAGGGCATCAAAGAATTCCAATGCACTCAATGTGATCGCGGTTACCATAGACGGCAGCACTTGCAGAGACACGTGATCGAGGCTCATCAAAATCATCCAAGAATAGAACAACCGCTGTTTTGTGATCATTGTGATCGACGGTTCAACACAGCATGGGGCCTCCGCAGACATCAGGTCAAAATAAAAGAGCCAAAAGTACGCGATAGGCAGCATCGCTGTGAGACTTGTGGTCGACGGTTTTACAACATTGATGATCTCAAACTCCATTCTCTTAAACATGAACGTTTCAAATGTAACATACCATCATGCGTACTCTCTGAACACAAATTTAGTTGGTCGTTTTACCAACAACACATGGCCACTTACCACTCCGAACCTTTTGTGTGTCATCATTGTAACgaacagtttttaataaagtctCAAATAAAGCAACATGTTAAAATACACATGCCCAGTTTTACTTGTACTCAGTTGGGATGTGGTAAAACATTTGCTGAGTTTAGATACATGGACAATCATGTTCGATTGATTCACAGAGAGAGAACGTATAAATGCAGTGTAATTGGATGTGATTGGGAATTTAAGTCCaaaagttgtttaaaaaaacatattattaaagtccATCAACAAAATGGAAGAATCATTTCAATGGCTAATAGACATAGAAAAAAAGaaccaacatttttaatggctAATAAGTTGGCTGGGTTagctttaaaaatcaattaa